One Candidatus Nitrospira nitrificans genomic region harbors:
- the pnpS gene encoding two-component system histidine kinase PnpS, with amino-acid sequence MTWSIRWKVTLGTLVAVACGLLVAGVMTVKSLEQRYLAQFGDELEAKTKLVEYGFQPLFLSSSSHPTPSSLQETARELGTRASSRVTLVAADGTVLADSALRDADVPAVENHRSRPEIQQALSTGHGADIRPSHTTGQRTMYRAVLLHQAQDTAPIAVRVGLPMAIVEREMAELKQHLFLALGVAFLVALTLSVWLAHNITRPLSKIASAARQLSSGHQTMPIRTTAQDEVGLLATTLNTMADQLHAKIDELSEDRAQLLAVLTSMVEGVMVLDYRGHVLQINPALERIFGISRVEARGRPCAELFRHQRLNDLVTTILGSRVPGEDEIVLPLTGRCLQIEASPAGGERESEACLVLVFHDITELRRLEKIRKDFVANVSHELRTPLTSIKGYVEALLDGAKDDPVASAKFLEIILKQSDRLNLIIEDLLELSKIESGRVSLKEEPLELRSVVDRTLSMIKPIADKKRHRLVTVVDPSLPPVGGDEGRLVQVLTNLLDNAIKYTPEGGTISVGTKLVLSVGTTDSTARAIDLSVADTGIGIPEEDRPRVFERFYRVDKARSRELGGTGLGLAIVKHIVEGHGGQVWVEANHPQGSRFVVRLPVSGGKRVSAQSGEASRT; translated from the coding sequence ATGACGTGGTCGATTCGATGGAAAGTGACGCTTGGCACGCTTGTGGCGGTCGCCTGTGGGCTGCTGGTCGCCGGCGTGATGACGGTCAAGTCCCTCGAACAGCGGTACCTCGCGCAATTCGGTGATGAGCTGGAGGCAAAAACCAAGCTTGTCGAATACGGCTTTCAACCGCTGTTTCTCTCCTCTTCTTCACATCCGACCCCTTCCTCTTTGCAAGAGACGGCGCGCGAGCTCGGCACCCGAGCCTCCTCCCGCGTGACGCTGGTCGCCGCAGACGGAACGGTGCTCGCGGATAGCGCCCTCCGAGATGCCGACGTGCCCGCTGTTGAAAATCACAGGTCTCGGCCGGAAATCCAACAGGCCCTTTCTACCGGACACGGAGCGGATATCCGCCCAAGTCATACCACCGGCCAGCGCACCATGTATCGCGCGGTGCTGCTACACCAGGCTCAGGATACGGCGCCGATCGCCGTCCGCGTGGGCCTGCCTATGGCCATCGTCGAACGCGAGATGGCCGAACTCAAACAACACCTTTTTCTCGCGCTCGGAGTCGCCTTCCTCGTCGCCCTGACGCTCAGTGTCTGGCTGGCTCACAACATAACCAGACCCCTCTCGAAGATCGCATCGGCCGCCCGGCAACTCAGTTCCGGCCACCAGACGATGCCCATCAGAACAACCGCGCAAGATGAAGTCGGTCTCTTGGCGACGACGCTGAATACCATGGCGGACCAGCTGCATGCCAAGATCGACGAACTCTCGGAAGATCGAGCCCAACTGCTTGCCGTCCTCACCTCGATGGTCGAAGGCGTCATGGTCCTGGACTATCGCGGCCACGTGTTGCAAATCAATCCGGCGTTGGAACGGATATTCGGCATCTCGCGCGTGGAAGCGCGAGGGCGTCCCTGCGCCGAGCTGTTCCGCCATCAACGACTCAATGACCTGGTCACGACCATTCTCGGGTCACGCGTGCCGGGCGAGGATGAAATCGTGCTGCCGCTGACGGGACGATGTCTCCAGATCGAAGCCTCCCCGGCAGGGGGAGAACGGGAAAGCGAAGCCTGTCTCGTGTTGGTGTTTCATGACATCACCGAATTGCGGCGTCTGGAGAAGATCCGGAAAGACTTTGTGGCGAATGTCTCTCATGAGCTTCGGACCCCGCTCACCTCCATCAAAGGCTACGTGGAAGCCCTGCTGGACGGCGCCAAGGACGACCCCGTCGCTTCCGCGAAATTCTTGGAGATCATCCTCAAACAAAGCGATCGGCTGAATCTGATCATCGAAGACCTGCTCGAACTCTCGAAAATCGAATCGGGCCGCGTCTCGCTGAAGGAAGAACCGCTTGAATTGCGTTCCGTCGTCGACCGGACGCTGTCCATGATCAAACCGATCGCCGATAAGAAACGGCACCGTCTCGTCACCGTGGTCGATCCGTCGCTCCCTCCGGTGGGGGGTGATGAAGGTCGGCTTGTGCAGGTCTTGACCAATCTGCTCGATAATGCCATCAAATATACGCCTGAAGGAGGAACCATCTCGGTCGGCACCAAGCTTGTTCTCTCGGTTGGAACTACCGATTCAACAGCCCGAGCGATCGATCTCAGCGTCGCCGATACCGGAATCGGTATCCCCGAGGAGGACCGGCCTCGTGTCTTCGAACGGTTTTACCGCGTCGACAAAGCCCGGTCACGCGAGTTGGGAGGGACGGGACTCGGACTGGCGATCGTGAAGCATATCGTTGAAGGCCATGGAGGGCAGGTGTGGGTGGAGGCGAATCATCCTCAGGGAAGTCGGTTCGTGGTTCGACTTCCGGTCAGCGGTGGCAAGCGAGTGTCCGCTCAGTCGGGCGAAGCAAGCAGAACATAG
- a CDS encoding response regulator transcription factor has translation MGVSTHKKVLIVEDEQDILQLVTHYLEKEGFRPITATSGLDALKKVKEEKPDLVVLDLMLPEMDGLEVCKRLRSMPGTALLPILMLTAKAEESDTIVGLELGADDYVTKPFSPKALVARVKALLRRIARAPADGPEVHHYGALTMNVARHEVSLGKHEMPLTAKEFGLLEHLLRHPGRVLTREVLLNAVWGYDYYGTTRTVDVHIRRLKQKLPLLEDAIVSVKSLGYKLRDLD, from the coding sequence ATGGGCGTGTCCACTCACAAGAAAGTGCTCATCGTCGAAGACGAACAGGACATCCTGCAGCTCGTGACGCACTATTTAGAGAAAGAGGGATTTCGACCCATCACCGCGACCAGTGGGCTCGACGCGCTGAAAAAGGTCAAAGAGGAGAAGCCCGATCTGGTCGTCCTCGATCTGATGTTACCCGAGATGGATGGGCTCGAAGTCTGCAAACGCCTCCGCTCCATGCCCGGCACCGCCCTGCTTCCGATCCTCATGCTCACGGCGAAAGCGGAAGAATCGGACACGATTGTCGGGCTGGAATTAGGGGCTGACGATTATGTCACCAAGCCGTTCAGCCCCAAAGCGTTGGTGGCGCGTGTCAAAGCGCTATTGCGTCGCATCGCGCGCGCCCCCGCTGATGGCCCGGAGGTGCACCACTATGGCGCGCTCACGATGAATGTGGCTCGGCATGAAGTCAGCCTCGGAAAACACGAGATGCCGCTGACGGCAAAGGAATTCGGCCTGCTTGAGCATCTGCTTCGGCATCCCGGGCGTGTGTTGACCCGAGAAGTGTTGCTCAACGCCGTGTGGGGCTACGACTACTACGGAACAACCAGAACAGTCGATGTGCATATCCGCCGACTCAAACAAAAGCTGCCGCTCCTCGAAGATGCCATCGTGTCCGTGAAATCATTGGGCTATAAACTGAGGGATCTCGACTGA
- a CDS encoding methyltransferase — translation MNPSSILQTAFGFWGSKVLLTAVEVGLFTKLADRRLTGAELGRELQFHSRANPDFFDALVAMKFLDRDGDGPEAKYVNTPEGALFLDAASPRYIGGILVMLNARLFKFWNDLPEALRTGRPQNEVKHGQKGMFEELYSDLPRLEQFMEAMTGISRLNFEAFAEKFDFSKYQTLCDVGGATGLLSIEVAKRHAHLQCISFDLPVVEPIAKKYVAAAGLEHRVSATSGDFFKDQLPKADLITMGMILHDWNLEKKMHLIRAAYDALPTGGALVAIEALIDDARRENAQGLLMSLNMLIEFGDAFDYSGADFRRWCGEVGFTRFEVMPLVGPSSAAIAYK, via the coding sequence ATGAATCCATCTTCCATTTTGCAAACCGCCTTCGGTTTCTGGGGCTCCAAGGTCTTACTCACGGCCGTCGAGGTCGGCCTGTTCACAAAACTCGCCGATCGACGTCTCACGGGGGCGGAGCTGGGCAGGGAATTGCAATTTCACTCACGGGCTAATCCCGATTTCTTTGACGCGCTCGTGGCGATGAAGTTTCTCGACCGCGACGGCGACGGCCCCGAGGCGAAGTATGTCAATACGCCGGAAGGCGCCCTCTTCCTCGATGCTGCGAGCCCGCGCTATATCGGAGGGATTCTCGTCATGCTCAACGCGCGGCTGTTCAAATTTTGGAACGATCTGCCGGAGGCGTTGCGGACGGGACGGCCGCAGAACGAAGTGAAGCATGGACAGAAGGGGATGTTTGAAGAACTCTATTCGGATCTGCCCAGGCTGGAACAATTCATGGAGGCCATGACCGGCATTTCACGCCTCAACTTCGAGGCGTTCGCGGAGAAATTCGACTTCTCGAAATACCAGACTCTTTGCGACGTCGGCGGCGCGACCGGCCTGCTCAGCATCGAAGTCGCGAAGCGACATGCCCATCTGCAATGCATCAGCTTCGATCTGCCGGTGGTCGAACCGATTGCGAAGAAATATGTCGCTGCCGCCGGATTGGAACATCGCGTGAGCGCGACATCCGGTGACTTTTTCAAAGATCAGCTACCGAAAGCCGACCTCATCACGATGGGCATGATTCTGCATGACTGGAATCTGGAGAAAAAAATGCATCTGATCCGAGCCGCCTATGACGCATTGCCGACCGGCGGCGCGTTGGTGGCCATCGAAGCATTGATCGATGATGCCCGTCGCGAAAATGCGCAGGGGCTGCTGATGTCCCTCAACATGCTCATCGAATTCGGCGACGCGTTCGATTATTCCGGGGCGGACTTCCGTCGGTGGTGCGGTGAGGTGGGCTTCACACGGTTCGAGGTCATGCCTCTCGTCGGGCCATCGAGCGCGGCGATCGCCTACAAATAA
- a CDS encoding RidA family protein, giving the protein MTPEARLHELRLTLPDPPLPLGAYVPAVEAGGLLFVSGMLPVQEGRPAWNGRLGERLSVTEGRDAARLAALNGLAVARAALGSLNRIRRLVRLTVHISATQDFGEHARVADGASELLAAVFKDGGGHARLAVGASSLPAHMPVELELIFELQ; this is encoded by the coding sequence GTGACACCGGAAGCGCGCCTCCATGAGCTACGTCTGACCTTACCCGATCCGCCTCTGCCGCTCGGCGCGTACGTACCGGCGGTGGAGGCAGGCGGGTTGCTCTTCGTCAGCGGCATGTTGCCGGTGCAAGAGGGACGCCCGGCATGGAACGGACGTCTCGGCGAAAGACTGTCGGTGACGGAAGGCCGTGATGCCGCAAGATTGGCGGCGCTCAACGGCCTGGCTGTGGCTCGTGCCGCACTCGGATCGCTGAATCGTATCCGGCGGCTGGTGCGGCTCACGGTCCACATCTCCGCAACGCAGGATTTCGGTGAGCATGCGAGAGTTGCGGACGGTGCTTCGGAGCTGTTGGCCGCCGTATTCAAAGACGGCGGCGGCCATGCACGGCTAGCCGTGGGTGCATCGTCACTACCCGCTCATATGCCGGTCGAGTTGGAGCTAATTTTCGAATTGCAGTGA
- a CDS encoding NADPH-dependent F420 reductase, with the protein MRTIGIMGTGRMGVRLAEAFAKSGVRVTLGSRDPRRAKRIAEGLNILGITPGTYEQAIQAEFVLPAMFLMDGIVTTLQPYRQALADKIFIDITNPFNDDYSDFILPWDTSGAEELQRHFPETRIVGAFKNVWWEVFDEPRFDGTVSDVFVVGDDLAAKQTFLSIVESMPFRFIDAGKLANARVVERMTLLSGELGQRYGYFPRMNYRFVGKPWTPGSADRYAHLIKAAP; encoded by the coding sequence ATGAGAACGATCGGAATTATGGGAACGGGGCGTATGGGAGTGAGGCTGGCAGAGGCATTTGCAAAATCCGGCGTTCGGGTAACGCTGGGTTCGCGCGATCCGCGGCGGGCAAAACGGATTGCCGAGGGGCTGAACATCTTAGGCATTACACCGGGAACCTATGAGCAGGCGATTCAAGCGGAGTTTGTCCTCCCCGCCATGTTTCTCATGGATGGAATAGTGACAACACTGCAGCCTTATCGGCAGGCCTTGGCTGACAAGATCTTCATCGATATTACGAATCCGTTCAACGACGACTATTCGGATTTCATTCTGCCTTGGGATACCAGCGGGGCGGAAGAACTCCAGCGGCACTTTCCTGAAACCCGGATCGTCGGGGCATTCAAGAACGTGTGGTGGGAGGTCTTTGATGAGCCACGGTTTGACGGAACCGTGAGCGACGTGTTCGTCGTCGGCGATGACCTAGCCGCCAAGCAGACGTTTCTCAGCATCGTCGAATCGATGCCATTCCGTTTCATCGACGCCGGCAAGTTGGCCAACGCGCGTGTCGTCGAACGGATGACCCTCTTGAGTGGTGAGCTGGGCCAACGCTACGGCTATTTCCCACGCATGAACTATCGTTTCGTTGGCAAACCCTGGACGCCCGGCTCTGCCGACCGCTATGCCCATCTTATCAAGGCCGCGCCTTAG
- a CDS encoding TetR/AcrR family transcriptional regulator — MSTTDTRTAIMDAAQALIQRGGANAMSYQHISDTIGIRKASIHHHFPTKEHLIEAVIQRYAAYFLKLVDAIVESKLDPAAKLRKYAGLFEATLCEGQQDKACLCGMLGAELATLGHPAAAGVRRFYRDNEARLAKILEEGLNKGAFRFKGDTKLVAAMIFSLLEGGALVVRAEGGHKRLHTMVEQTITLLQR, encoded by the coding sequence ATGTCTACAACAGACACCAGAACGGCCATTATGGACGCGGCGCAAGCGTTGATTCAGCGCGGCGGTGCCAACGCGATGAGCTACCAGCACATCAGCGACACGATCGGTATCCGAAAGGCCAGCATCCACCATCACTTTCCCACGAAGGAACATTTGATCGAGGCCGTTATTCAACGGTACGCGGCCTATTTCTTGAAGCTCGTCGATGCCATCGTCGAATCGAAGCTGGATCCTGCGGCTAAACTACGCAAGTATGCCGGGCTGTTTGAGGCCACTCTGTGTGAGGGACAACAGGACAAGGCCTGTCTGTGCGGCATGCTGGGTGCCGAACTGGCCACGCTGGGTCATCCCGCTGCCGCAGGGGTGCGACGCTTCTATCGAGACAATGAAGCGCGACTTGCGAAGATTCTTGAGGAGGGTCTCAATAAAGGAGCCTTTCGTTTCAAAGGCGACACAAAACTGGTGGCGGCAATGATCTTCTCTCTACTGGAAGGCGGCGCATTGGTCGTTCGGGCGGAAGGCGGACATAAGCGGCTGCATACCATGGTGGAACAGACCATCACATTGCTGCAACGATGA
- a CDS encoding type II toxin-antitoxin system VapC family toxin translates to MMLDTNTASYIVKPGYPNVLYWLERTSRTQKITMSAVTRGELIYGLALKSFPKVLTAAVNDLLHQVSVLPWDASVSDTYGKARAWFRQQGMTLAALDMMIAAHAIAENATLITSDTSFEPLTSPALKHCPFRLLVRNWMEPPFENT, encoded by the coding sequence GTGATGCTTGATACAAACACCGCCAGCTATATCGTGAAGCCTGGATATCCCAACGTGCTGTACTGGCTGGAACGCACCTCTCGGACTCAAAAGATCACCATGTCCGCCGTCACGCGTGGTGAATTGATCTATGGGCTGGCCCTCAAGTCTTTTCCCAAAGTTCTGACGGCCGCGGTCAATGATCTCTTACACCAAGTGAGCGTGCTTCCGTGGGATGCGTCCGTCTCGGATACATACGGAAAGGCACGTGCGTGGTTTCGTCAACAGGGAATGACACTGGCCGCTCTCGATATGATGATTGCGGCGCATGCCATTGCCGAAAATGCGACATTGATTACATCAGATACGTCATTTGAGCCGCTGACTTCTCCTGCCCTGAAGCACTGCCCATTTCGTTTGTTGGTCCGAAACTGGATGGAACCTCCGTTTGAGAACACATAG
- a CDS encoding antitoxin, translated as MRKHRKLATAKVFRNGRSQAVRLPLEYRVQGSVVSIRRDEETGDIILSPQRKRSWAQFFKRLKQFHASGEVPADFLTDRDKAPAAERNLF; from the coding sequence ATGCGCAAACATCGCAAGCTCGCTACGGCCAAAGTGTTTCGCAACGGACGCAGTCAAGCGGTTCGCCTTCCCTTGGAATACCGGGTACAGGGCTCTGTTGTGTCTATCAGGCGGGATGAAGAAACGGGAGACATTATTCTGTCACCTCAGCGGAAACGCTCATGGGCACAATTTTTCAAACGCCTGAAACAATTTCATGCCTCTGGGGAGGTTCCCGCTGACTTTCTGACAGACCGCGACAAGGCGCCAGCGGCGGAGAGGAACCTATTTTGA
- a CDS encoding OmpA family protein produces the protein MSKTFIALMILLLITAIFSSSYADPNWCQDEEREINNYPEYGTKLDEGQMTRLRNIAATIVRSQSSGSPILTVNVVGHADRALRVAPDQRAAKEETVSLQRAKDAKNQLVAILGTLPGGPGVISVIDTPIGAGAKNLKIQNPKNESEMRLNRRVVFMWSRCLTPKRQPDIPPRDPSDYPDDPNNVPAGTRFKMKILDGVGLSGAASGFSYYSFLFWDVDNHRIAEYTYTATITGKGIPPFSEAGESNWSEVFTISKPAQVDQLEGLGHHATGSIGAASGLTFGFNSRYGAAGSTAIFTGPSKSIGIEGGNGPLKVTRGTVQVYNGP, from the coding sequence ATGAGCAAAACGTTTATTGCCCTCATGATATTGCTATTGATAACCGCTATATTTTCTTCAAGCTATGCTGACCCCAATTGGTGTCAAGACGAAGAGCGAGAAATTAATAATTACCCTGAATATGGCACGAAGTTGGATGAGGGCCAGATGACACGTTTGCGCAATATAGCGGCAACAATCGTGCGGAGCCAAAGTTCCGGATCCCCAATCCTTACTGTCAATGTTGTAGGTCATGCTGACCGAGCATTAAGAGTTGCACCAGATCAACGTGCGGCCAAGGAGGAGACTGTCAGTCTGCAGCGTGCGAAAGATGCCAAAAATCAGCTTGTGGCCATTCTGGGCACATTGCCAGGCGGTCCAGGCGTAATTTCAGTCATAGATACTCCAATCGGTGCCGGAGCAAAAAACTTGAAGATTCAGAATCCCAAAAACGAAAGCGAGATGCGCCTAAATCGCCGTGTGGTTTTTATGTGGTCTCGCTGCCTTACACCGAAGCGACAACCAGATATTCCACCTCGTGATCCATCTGACTATCCGGACGATCCGAATAATGTTCCCGCCGGAACACGGTTCAAAATGAAAATCTTGGACGGCGTGGGATTGAGTGGCGCAGCCAGTGGCTTCTCCTACTACTCCTTCCTATTTTGGGATGTTGATAATCATCGGATTGCTGAATACACGTATACGGCAACCATCACGGGCAAAGGCATACCGCCGTTTTCCGAGGCGGGAGAATCTAACTGGAGTGAGGTCTTCACGATTTCCAAGCCTGCGCAGGTAGATCAATTGGAAGGTTTAGGGCACCACGCTACAGGTTCCATCGGTGCAGCGAGCGGACTAACTTTCGGTTTTAACTCCCGATATGGAGCCGCAGGGTCGACTGCAATATTCACAGGCCCATCGAAGTCTATTGGCATAGAAGGAGGCAATGGGCCTCTAAAAGTCACGCGAGGAACGGTGCAAGTTTACAACGGACCTTAG